Proteins encoded in a region of the Triticum dicoccoides isolate Atlit2015 ecotype Zavitan chromosome 3A, WEW_v2.0, whole genome shotgun sequence genome:
- the LOC119272494 gene encoding probably inactive leucine-rich repeat receptor-like protein kinase At5g48380: MPGYTRLVVWLLLLSSCSSYFGHVTSDSDVQCLKDLKQSVIDPNGVLEASWSFSNNGIGGYICRFTSVECWHPDQNRVLGLRLGNLGLEGPFPPGLQLCSFMTALDVSGNNFSGPLPEHIFEQMAYITYLDLSNNSFSGVIPASIGNMTYLSTLALQHNQFDGGIPAQLGNTSQLISFNVADNSLSGPVPDSLQRFPAAKFTCNPGLCGPPLDKRCKKRFRVRIHIRLVRVRVMFVRIQKLLHSINDASIIGASAGFILGFVVAFYFPHKFLFCGRLQPYTFRVCG; encoded by the coding sequence ATGCCTGGCTACACGAGGTTGGTGGTCTGGCTGCTGCTCCTAAGCAGCTGTTCGTCGTACTTTGGCCATGTAACCAGTGATTCCGACGTCCAATGCTTGAAGGACCTCAAACAGTCCGTTATCGATCCTAATGGCGTGCTCGAAGCCTCATGGAGCTTTTCTAACAACGGCATCGGCGGTTACATATGCCGGTTCACCAGCGTGGAATGCTGGCACCCTGATCAGAACAGGGTTCTCGGGTTGCGTCTCGGCAACCTGGGACTCGAAGGTCCATTCCCTCCAGGCCTCCAGCTTTGCAGCTTCATGACCGCTCTCGACGTGTCCGGCAACAACTTCTCAGGGCCGCTCCCGGAACACATCTTCGAGCAGATGGCGTACATAACCTATCTGGACCTCTCGAACAACAGTTTCTCGGGCGTGATCCCTGCAAGCATCGGGAACATGACATACCTGAGCACGCTCGCCCTTCAGCACAACCAGTTCGACGGCGGAATCCCGGCGCAGCTGGGCAACACTTCGCAGCTCATTTCGTTCAACGTCGCTGATAACTCACTGTCAGGCCCTGTCCCGGACTCTCTGCAGCGCTTCCCAGCTGCCAAATTCACATGCAATCCGGGGCTATGTGGGCCGCCGCTGGACAAGAGGTGCAAGAAGAGGTTCAGGGTGCGGATACATATTCGGCTTGTCCGGGTTCGGGTGATGTTTGTCCGGATTCAGAAGCTCCTGCATAGTATCAACGACGCGTCCATCATAGGGGCGTCGGCTGGGTTCATCTTGGGGTTCGTGGTGGCCTTCTACTTTCCGCACAAGTTCTTGTTCTGTGGGAGGCTTCAGCCCTACACCTTTCGTGTGTGTGGGTGA
- the LOC119272493 gene encoding probably inactive leucine-rich repeat receptor-like protein kinase At5g48380 isoform X1: MADNTKFLLLFLLLSSSPLCFGTEQDIWCLMSIQGSLADPGGVLRSWNFENETNGYICRFTGVECWHLEENKILSLRLGNLGLQGQFPVALQNCSSLTGLDLSNNNFSGPIPQDISQVMPYLTSLDLSYNSFSGSIPQNISNMTYLNILNLQHNQLSGQIPPQFTLLTRLTAFNVADNLLSGPIPSLLQNYSASNFAGNQGLCGSPLDDCPPSRRRWRPVKIKLHRLNDQSSIGVAVGFVVGFVVAFYFPHCFVCSERLRAYVVRI; encoded by the coding sequence ATGGCTGATAATACCAAGTTCCTCCTTTTGTTTCTCCTCTTGAGCAGCTCACCACTGTGTTTTGGTACTGAACAAGATATCTGGTGCCTGATGTCTATACAAGGCTCATTGGCTGATCCGGGCGGTGTACTCAGATCTTGGAACTTTGAAAATGAAACCAACGGTTACATATGCCGCTTTACTGGTGTGGAATGCTGGCACCTCGAGGAGAACAAGATTCTCTCTCTGCGACTAGGCAACCTGGGACTTCAAGGCCAATTTCCTGTTGCTCTACAGAATTGTTCAAGCCTGACCGGCTTGGACCTGTCAAATAACAATTTTTCAGGACCAATCCCTCAGGACATTTCACAGGTGATGCCGTATCTGACATCTCTGGACCTTTCGTACAATAGCTTTTCGGGTTCGATCCCACAGAATATCTCAAATATGACATATTTGAATATTCTCAACCTTCAGCATAACCAGCTCAGCGGTCAAATTCCACCGCAATTCACTTTGCTTACTCGGTTAACCGCATTCAATGTCGCGGACAACTTGTTATCAGGACCTATTCCTTCTTTGCTACAAAACTATTCGGCTTCGAACTTTGCTGGTAACCAAGGGCTTTGTGGTTCACCGTTGGATGATTGTCCCCCCTCGAGGAGGAGATGGAGACCGGTAAAAATCAAGCTGCACAGGCTCAACGACCAGTCGAGCATCGGAGTGGCCGTCGGATTCGTGGTGGGGTTCGTGGTGGCCTTCTACTTCCCGCACTGCTTCGTCTGCTCCGAGAGGCTCCGAGCCTACGTCGTCCGCATATGA
- the LOC119272493 gene encoding probably inactive leucine-rich repeat receptor-like protein kinase At5g48380 isoform X2 yields the protein MADNTKFLLLFLLLSSSPLCFGTEQDIWCLMSIQGSLADPGGVLRSWNFENETNGYICRFTGVECWHLEENKILSLRLGNLGLQGQFPVALQNCSSLTGLDLSNNNFSGPIPQDISQHNQLSGQIPPQFTLLTRLTAFNVADNLLSGPIPSLLQNYSASNFAGNQGLCGSPLDDCPPSRRRWRPVKIKLHRLNDQSSIGVAVGFVVGFVVAFYFPHCFVCSERLRAYVVRI from the exons ATGGCTGATAATACCAAGTTCCTCCTTTTGTTTCTCCTCTTGAGCAGCTCACCACTGTGTTTTGGTACTGAACAAGATATCTGGTGCCTGATGTCTATACAAGGCTCATTGGCTGATCCGGGCGGTGTACTCAGATCTTGGAACTTTGAAAATGAAACCAACGGTTACATATGCCGCTTTACTGGTGTGGAATGCTGGCACCTCGAGGAGAACAAGATTCTCTCTCTGCGACTAGGCAACCTGGGACTTCAAGGCCAATTTCCTGTTGCTCTACAGAATTGTTCAAGCCTGACCGGCTTGGACCTGTCAAATAACAATTTTTCAGGACCAATCCCTCAGGACATTTCACAG CATAACCAGCTCAGCGGTCAAATTCCACCGCAATTCACTTTGCTTACTCGGTTAACCGCATTCAATGTCGCGGACAACTTGTTATCAGGACCTATTCCTTCTTTGCTACAAAACTATTCGGCTTCGAACTTTGCTGGTAACCAAGGGCTTTGTGGTTCACCGTTGGATGATTGTCCCCCCTCGAGGAGGAGATGGAGACCGGTAAAAATCAAGCTGCACAGGCTCAACGACCAGTCGAGCATCGGAGTGGCCGTCGGATTCGTGGTGGGGTTCGTGGTGGCCTTCTACTTCCCGCACTGCTTCGTCTGCTCCGAGAGGCTCCGAGCCTACGTCGTCCGCATATGA